The Edaphobacter flagellatus sequence TGCCAGGGTCATCGAAGGTTTGCGAATAGACCAGGCCATAGCCTCCACGCAAAACCGTCTTTTCGTTAACTCGATATGCAGCTCCGATGCGAGGACCGAAATTATTCCAGTCGGTGTCGTAGATACCACGCGGCGTCCCGTTTACGCCTGCGTAGATCAGACCGCCCTTAAGGTTCATTCCTGGAACAGCCAGGGGACTGGTTGCGTTGAAATCAAAGCCTCGTGCTACCGCGTTGTGCCGATCCGTCATTGAGGTCTGCACATCCCAGCGCACGCCTGCGTTCACTGTGAGTCGGTCTGACACATGGATGTCATCTTGGATGAAGATCGAGTTCAGCATTTGTTGCCGGGCCTCAGTCGTATTGACGTCTACATAGCCGGACTGAGCCGTGCCCAGCAGGAACGATGCGATCGAACTGCCTGAGAAAGAATTTGCCGTATTAGGATCGCTGCCTGTAAAGATCGTATTGAAGGTGAAATTGCCAGAGCTATATCCCGGATTAATGATGTACACACGATTAAGATAGACTTCGCCTCCCATACGCAACGTGTGACGCCCTGCCTGCATGTATAAAAGTCCTTGAAAAGCATTTCCCTGCGAGATCGGGCTTATACCCTGCGGCTGCGCGCCGGCACCTCCATACCCGGCCATATTCATCACCGGAATGTTATTCGGCACCTCCCCGGCAAATGTTCCGTTGAAGCCTAGTTTGTCGAGGCCATAGTTGAGCCCCTGAAAGGCGCCGTTGCGTAGCAGAAAACGTTCAAAACCCGTGCGCAGATCTAACGTCATCTTTGCATTCAGCACATGAGTAAACTGCACCGTGGCATTGTGGTTCTCGCGGTTGTACTGCGAGTTCTTGGTTGTGTCGAAAGGATTGATGCTGCCGGTTGTCGAATAAATGAACCCACGCGATTCAGTAAGTTTATTGCGTGAGTAGCGCCCAAACATCCGTGTGGAAGGAGAAAGCGTATAGTCAACACGCGTAACCCAGTTATCGAACAGATCCGTAAATTTTCGTGCTCCGGGCCCGTTCACGAGATTATTCAGATGGGTCAAAGAATTACCAGCGACATTGCCCTGCGGGAGACCGGCCAGGACATTCTGAGCTACCTGGCTCATCATCGATTTTGGAATAATATTGCCCGGGAACGGATCGCGAACATACTTCTTCGCAACCGGATCATACCGGGTACTGTACGGGTTGTAGATTGTCTTCAACAGCTTGTTGCCGTTTGCATCGACACCATAGAATGTCTGCGAGAAGTCACCGTTTCTCTCTGCAGTAGTGGGCACCGAAGTCGTAAAGGGATCAGGAATAAACTGACGCAGCTCCTCGTAGGCAAAGAAGCCAAAGAGGCGGTTCTTCAGGATGGGGCCGCCGATGGAACCGCCGAACGTGTTGATGTGCGAATTCCCTCGCGGCTGTCCTGTGTAATTTGAGTTGTATGTATTCGCATTCAGAACCGTATTCTGAAACAGTTCATATGCTGATCCATGAAAGCGGTTCGTCCCAGATTTAGTCACGACGTTTACCACGCCGCCACTCGTCCAGCCGTATTGAGCATCATATACAGACGTCTGTACGCGAAACTCATCGGTTGCCGACACCGGAGGCACATATGCCACGGTGCTCGACTGCGACAGCGCCGAAGTGCCATCCACCAGAACTTCATTTCCACCGGGCTGCCCTCCATTAATTGACATGCCGGTCGATCCACCCACATCAAACGGACGCAGTCTTTGCGCACCTGATGTAACTGCAACTCCGGGTGCGGACCACGCTTGAGCAAAGATATTCTGCCCCTGAAGCGG is a genomic window containing:
- a CDS encoding TonB-dependent receptor, with translation MAQEFRGTISGKILDPSGYAVPDVSVSIHSSQNGTDQAVKTDAEGIYRVPFLNPGTYDVIATKAGFNIAKAINVEVLLAQNTEVNLALSPAGVTQEIVVSASTGLIDVQSADRGMTIDHARVENMPLQGQNIFAQAWSAPGVAVTSGAQRLRPFDVGGSTGMSINGGQPGGNEVLVDGTSALSQSSTVAYVPPVSATDEFRVQTSVYDAQYGWTSGGVVNVVTKSGTNRFHGSAYELFQNTVLNANTYNSNYTGQPRGNSHINTFGGSIGGPILKNRLFGFFAYEELRQFIPDPFTTSVPTTAERNGDFSQTFYGVDANGNKLLKTIYNPYSTRYDPVAKKYVRDPFPGNIIPKSMMSQVAQNVLAGLPQGNVAGNSLTHLNNLVNGPGARKFTDLFDNWVTRVDYTLSPSTRMFGRYSRNKLTESRGFIYSTTGSINPFDTTKNSQYNRENHNATVQFTHVLNAKMTLDLRTGFERFLLRNGAFQGLNYGLDKLGFNGTFAGEVPNNIPVMNMAGYGGAGAQPQGISPISQGNAFQGLLYMQAGRHTLRMGGEVYLNRVYIINPGYSSGNFTFNTIFTGSDPNTANSFSGSSIASFLLGTAQSGYVDVNTTEARQQMLNSIFIQDDIHVSDRLTVNAGVRWDVQTSMTDRHNAVARGFDFNATSPLAVPGMNLKGGLIYAGVNGTPRGIYDTDWNNFGPRIGAAYRVNEKTVLRGGYGLVYSQTFDDPGNAPGFSQQTAMVTSVVTGIPSNLLDNPFPAGIQKPTGAALGLSANLGQALTFATPQRKLPWTQQYSVELQRELPLQALFSLSYVGSRTTSLGLTQSINEISASSLALGTPYLSTNVSNPFAGLLPGTSLNAATVQRRQLLRPYPQFLSITEIANSVGSSNYNAMHALLQKRMNRGASASLAYTYSKTLGRTSFANPQDTNPEKVVAAWDVAHSIQINGVYDLPFGRGQRWGAGVPTVPRGIISGWRISALARIQSGMPLTTPTGVTPTGASAKLVNSSLTRWFNTCTQLSTGTLQNCQPGETPVWVTRASDTLQTWSTRLSYVRNPPIRNLDASIMQETPIREGLTFTLRADFLNLTNTPQWYNGPVTDATNANFGKIAGVSDQSNLPRVIQLAAKFLF